Genomic window (Allostreptomyces psammosilenae):
GTCTCGGGAGAGGTGATGGTCATGCGTGGGCTGCCTTCCGGGCTCAGCGGGTGGTGACGGAGGTGGCGGACGGGGCGGGCGTGGCGGCCGGTGCGGACGGGGCGGTGGCGGCCGGGACGCCGATCGACGGCATGCCGAGGGCGACCGGGCGCGGCGCGGTGGGCACCGGCTGCTCCCGCTCGACGGTGAAGCTGATCGTCGGGTCGGGGGTCTCCGGGGCGTTGACGAACGAGGTGAAGCGGGCCAGCTTCTCCGGGTCCTGGAGCACCCCGTTCCACTCGTCGGTGTAGTCGGCGATGTGCTTGGCCATGGCCTCCTCCAGGTCGGCGCAGATGCCGAGGGAGTCGTCCACGATCACCGAGCGCAGGTGGTCCAGGCCGCCGTCCATGGCCTCGATCCAGGCGGCGGTGCGCTGGAGGCGGTCCGCGGTGCGGATGTAGAACATCAGGAAGCGGTCGATGACCTTGATCAGCGTGGCGTGGTCGGCGTCGGCGAGCAGCAGTTCGGCGTGGCGGGGGGTGAAGCCGCCGTTGCCGCCGACGTAGAGGTTCCAGCCCTTCTCGGTGGCGATGATGCCGAAGTCCTTGCCGCGGGCCTCGGCGCACTCCCGGGCGCAGCCGGAGACGCCGGCCTTGATCTTGTGCGGGGAGCGCAGGCCGCGGTAGCGCAGCTCCAGCTCGACGGCGAGGCCGACGGAGTCCTGCACGCCGTAGCGGCACCAGGTGGAGCCGACGCAGGACTTCACGGTGCGCAGCGACTTGCCGTAGGCGTGGCCGGACTCGAAGCCGGCGTCGACCAGGCGCTTCCAAATCTTCGGCAGCTGCTCCAGGCGGGCGCCGAACAGGTCGATCCGCTGGCCGCCGGTGATCTTGGTGTAGAGGCCGAAGTCGCGGGCGACCTCGCCGATCACGATCAGCTTCTCCGGGGTGATCTCGCCGCCGGGGATGCGCGGCACCACCGAGTAGGTGCCGTTGCGCTGCATGTTGGCCAGGAAGCGGTCGTTGGTGTCCTGGAGGGAGGCCTGCTCGCCCTGGAGGATGTGGCCGTTGCCCTGGGAGGCCAGGATGGAGGCGACCGCCGGCTTGCAGACGTCGCAGCCGCGTCCGCGCCCGTAGCGGGCGACCAGCTCGGAGAAGGTGGTGATGCGGGTGGCGGCGACGATCTCGAACAGTTCGCTGCGGGACTGGTCGAAGTGCTCGCACAGCGCCTTGGAGACGGCGACGCCGGAGGCGGCCAGCAGCTGCTTGAGCGCCGGCACGCAGGAGCCGCAGGAGGTGCCGGCCTTGGTGCAGGCCTTGATGGCCGGCACGTCGGCGGCGCCCTCGTGGATGGCGGTGCAGATGGCGCCCTTGGTGACGGCGTTGCACGAGCAGATCTGGGCGCTGTCCGGCAGCGAGGCGACGCCGATGCCGCCGCCCTCGCCGCCGGCGCCCTCGGGGGCGAGCAGCACGGCCGGGTCGGCGGGCAGTTCGCTGCCGATGAGCGGGCGCAGCAGCGCGTACTTCGAGGTGTCGCCGACCAGGATGCCGCCGAGCAGGGTGCGGGCGTCGTCGGAGACGACCAGCTTGGAGTAGGTGCCCTTCACCGGGTCGTTGAGCACGACCTCCAGGGCGCCGGGGGTGGTGGCCTTGGCGTCGCCGAAGCTGGCCACGTCCACGCCGAGCAGCTTGAGCTTGGTGGAGGTGTCGGCGCCGGGGAAGACGGCCTCGCCGCCGAGCAGGCGGTCGGCGACCACCTCGGCCATGGCGTTGCCCGGGCCGACCAGACCGAGGACCCGGCCCTCGATGCAGGCGACCTCGCCGACGGCCCAGATGTGCTCGTCCTCGGTGCGGCAGGCCAGGTCGACGACGACGCCGCCGCGCTCGCCGACGGCCAGGCCGGCGTCGCGGGCGAGCTGGTCGCGGGGGCGGACGCCGGCGGAGAAGACCACCAGGTCGGTGGGGATGCGGGTGCCGTCGGCGAGGGTGACGGCGACGGCGCGGCCGTCCTCCACCTCCACGCCGCCCACGCCGGTGCCGCAGTGGATCTCGACGCCAAGCTCGCTGATCATGCGGCCGAGCAGGGCGCCGCCGCCCTCGTCGATCTGCATCGGCATCAGCCACGGCGCCATCTCGATGACGTGCGGGGTGAGGCCGAGCAGGCGGAGCGCGTTGGCGGCCTCCAGGCCGAGCAGGCCGCCGCCGATGACCACGCCGTGGCCGGTGCCGCCGGCGGCCGCGGCCTGGGCGGCGGCGCGGATGGCGTCGAGGTCCTCCAGGGTGCGGTAGACGAAGCACCCCTCGGCGTCGTGGCCGGGCAGCGGCGGGACGAACGGGTAGGAGCCGGTGGCCAGGACCAGCGCGTCGTAGCCCAGGGTCTCGCCGGTGGAGGTGGTGACGGTGCGTCCGGCCCGGTCGATGGCGGTGGCGGTCACGCCGAGCCGCAGGTCGACGGCGTCGTCCAGGTCGGGCAGGCGGAGCGCGGCCTCGTCGGCGCCGTCGAAGTAGGAGGAGAGCGCGACGCGGTCGTAGGCGGGGCGGGGCTCCTCGGAGAGCACGGTGACGTTCCACTGCCCGTCGGTGTCCCGGGAGCGCAGCGCCTCGACGAGGCGGTGGCCGACCATGCCGTGGCCGGCGACCACCAGGTGGCGGGGGGCCTCGGATCGGGAGTTGGGGTGCTCGGTCATGCGAATCCTCCAGCGATGGCCGGTACCGGAACGGGAGCGGCGGGGTGGTTCGGGGCGTCGTCGTCGGCGTCGTTGCCGCTCGTCGAGGGGGTGGGGGTGGCGTCGGTGCCGTCGGTCTCGGCCAGCCAGGCGGCGATCTTCTCGACGGCCGGGCGGCAGCCGCCGCAGCCGGTCGCGGCACGGGTGGCGCTGCACAGCTGGTCGGCGGAGGTCTCGCCGGCCTTCCAGGCGGCGCACAGCGCGGCCTTGGTGACGGTGTTGCAGCGGCAGACCAGCGCGGAGTCGTCCATCTGGGCGGGGCTGTCGGCGCCGGCGGCGCCGGCCGGCAGGGCCCGGCCGAGGAGGAGGGCGAGGCGGTCGGCGGGGGCCGGGGCGCCGCGGTCGTACAGCTGCACCAGGCCGGCGGCGGCGTCCGGGACGCCGAGCATGATGGCGCCGGTGACCTGGTCGTCGCGGAGCACCAGCTTGGCGTACCGCTCGCGGCTGGGGTCCTCCAGGCGGACCACCTCGTACTCGCCGTCGTCCTCGGCGTGCGGGTCGCCGAGGCAGGCCAGGTCGATGCCCTTGGCCTTGAGCCGGGTCACCGGGGAGCTGCCGCGGTAGCGGGCCTTGGGGTCGGTGCCGGTGAGCCGGTCGGCGAGGACGGCGGCCTGCTCCCAGCCGGGCTGGACGAGTCCGGGCGGGGAGTCGGGGTGGCGGGCGCAGTCGCCGATGGCGGCGACGGCCGGGTCGGAGGTGGCCAGCCGGTCGTCGATGACGATGCCGCCCTCCACCCGCAGGCCGGCCTCGCTGGCCAGTCGGGTCTCCGGGGCGGCGCCGGTGGACAGCAGCACGCCGGTGCAGTGCAGCTCGTGGCCGTCGTCGAGGGTGAGCACGCCGCGGGCGGCGTCCCAGGCGGTGGCCAGGGCGCCGAGCCGCAGCCGGACGCCGACCCGCTCCAGCGAGCGGGCGAGCACCCGGCCGGCGCCGGGGTCGAGCTGGCGGTCCATGACGTGGCCGGCGGGGTGCACGACGGTGACCGGAACGCCGCGGGAGGCGAGGGCGCGGGCGGCCTCCAGGCCGAGCACGCCGCCGCCCATCACCGCGATGCCGCCGTGCTCGGCCGCGGCGCGGTCGACCAGGGCGGCGAGGCGCCGGCAGTCGTCGAGGGTGCGCAGGACGGTGACGCCCTCCCCCGGCGTTCCGTCGGCGGCGCGCACGCCGGGCACCGGCGGCACGATGGCGTTGGCGCCGGTGGCCAGCACGAGCGTGTCGTAGCGCAGGGTCTGGCCGTCGTCGCAGGTGACGGTGCGGGCGGTCCGGTCGATGGAGACGGCGGCCACGCCGGTGCGGACGTCGGTGTGGTGGGTGCGGGCCCAGTCCTCGGGGTGCAGGGCGATGTCGTCCTCGGCCATGGTGCCGGCGACGACGGACGGCAGCAGCACCCGGTTGTAGGCGGGGCCGGGCTCGGCGCCGACCACGGTGAGCTGGACGCTGGCGGCGAACGGGTCGCGGCGGCGCACCTCCTCGGCGAGCCGGGCGCCGACCATGCCGTTGCCGACGACGACGACGCGGACCGGCTCGGGGCGGGCCGCCGGGGCCGGGGGCGTCACCTGGTGGGAGAGCCTGCCGTGCCGGGGGAACTGCCGTACGGTCATGACGCCTCCTGCGTCTCGTCGGTGCGCGGGGGCGGCCCGGCCGGCTCCAGCCGGACGGCGCTCACCTTGAACTCGGGCATCCGGCTGACCGGGTCCAGGGCCGGGTTGGTCAGCGCGTTGGCGGCCTGCTCGCCGGGGAAGTGGAACGGCAGGAACACGGTGTCCAGCCGCATGGACTCCACGTAGCGGACCCGGGCGAGGGTGGCGCCGCGGCGGGAGACCACCCGGGCGTGCGCGCCCTCCGCCAGGCCGGCGCGGCGGGCGGTGTCCGGGTGGACCTCGACGAAGGCCTCCGGCGCGGCGGCGGCCAGCTCCGGCACCCGCCGGGTCTGCGCCCCGGACTGGTAGTGCTGGAGCAGCCGGCCGGTGGTGGCGTACAGCGGGTGCTCGGCGTCCGGCAGCTCGGCCGCGTCGCGGTGTTCCACCACCAGGAAGCGGGCCCGGCCGTCGGGGTGGGCGAAGCGGTCCAGGAACAGCCGGGGCGTGCCGGGGTGGACGCCGCCGCCCCCCGCGCCCTCGGCGCCCTCCGTGCCCTCGGCGCCCTCCGTGCTGCCGGTGCTGCCGGTGCTGCCGGTGCCGGTGCCGGCCGCGGGCACCGGCCAGTGCAGGGCCTCGCCGGCCTCCAGGCGCTCCACCTCGACGCCCGAGTAGTCGGCGATGCCGCCGGCCGAGGCGCGGCGCAGCTCGGCCAGCACCTCGTCCGGGTCGGTGGGGAAGTCCTCGGCCGGCCGGCCCAGCCGGGTGGCCAGGCCCGCCAGCACCTCCAGGTCGGTGCGGACGCCCTCGGGGGGCAGCTGGGCGCGGCGGCGGCGCAGCACCCGGCCCTCCAGGTTGGTCATGGTGCCGGACTCCTCCGCCCACTGGGCGACGGGCAGCACC
Coding sequences:
- the nirB gene encoding nitrite reductase large subunit NirB, with amino-acid sequence MTEHPNSRSEAPRHLVVAGHGMVGHRLVEALRSRDTDGQWNVTVLSEEPRPAYDRVALSSYFDGADEAALRLPDLDDAVDLRLGVTATAIDRAGRTVTTSTGETLGYDALVLATGSYPFVPPLPGHDAEGCFVYRTLEDLDAIRAAAQAAAAGGTGHGVVIGGGLLGLEAANALRLLGLTPHVIEMAPWLMPMQIDEGGGALLGRMISELGVEIHCGTGVGGVEVEDGRAVAVTLADGTRIPTDLVVFSAGVRPRDQLARDAGLAVGERGGVVVDLACRTEDEHIWAVGEVACIEGRVLGLVGPGNAMAEVVADRLLGGEAVFPGADTSTKLKLLGVDVASFGDAKATTPGALEVVLNDPVKGTYSKLVVSDDARTLLGGILVGDTSKYALLRPLIGSELPADPAVLLAPEGAGGEGGGIGVASLPDSAQICSCNAVTKGAICTAIHEGAADVPAIKACTKAGTSCGSCVPALKQLLAASGVAVSKALCEHFDQSRSELFEIVAATRITTFSELVARYGRGRGCDVCKPAVASILASQGNGHILQGEQASLQDTNDRFLANMQRNGTYSVVPRIPGGEITPEKLIVIGEVARDFGLYTKITGGQRIDLFGARLEQLPKIWKRLVDAGFESGHAYGKSLRTVKSCVGSTWCRYGVQDSVGLAVELELRYRGLRSPHKIKAGVSGCARECAEARGKDFGIIATEKGWNLYVGGNGGFTPRHAELLLADADHATLIKVIDRFLMFYIRTADRLQRTAAWIEAMDGGLDHLRSVIVDDSLGICADLEEAMAKHIADYTDEWNGVLQDPEKLARFTSFVNAPETPDPTISFTVEREQPVPTAPRPVALGMPSIGVPAATAPSAPAATPAPSATSVTTR
- a CDS encoding FAD-dependent oxidoreductase; the encoded protein is MTVRQFPRHGRLSHQVTPPAPAARPEPVRVVVVGNGMVGARLAEEVRRRDPFAASVQLTVVGAEPGPAYNRVLLPSVVAGTMAEDDIALHPEDWARTHHTDVRTGVAAVSIDRTARTVTCDDGQTLRYDTLVLATGANAIVPPVPGVRAADGTPGEGVTVLRTLDDCRRLAALVDRAAAEHGGIAVMGGGVLGLEAARALASRGVPVTVVHPAGHVMDRQLDPGAGRVLARSLERVGVRLRLGALATAWDAARGVLTLDDGHELHCTGVLLSTGAAPETRLASEAGLRVEGGIVIDDRLATSDPAVAAIGDCARHPDSPPGLVQPGWEQAAVLADRLTGTDPKARYRGSSPVTRLKAKGIDLACLGDPHAEDDGEYEVVRLEDPSRERYAKLVLRDDQVTGAIMLGVPDAAAGLVQLYDRGAPAPADRLALLLGRALPAGAAGADSPAQMDDSALVCRCNTVTKAALCAAWKAGETSADQLCSATRAATGCGGCRPAVEKIAAWLAETDGTDATPTPSTSGNDADDDAPNHPAAPVPVPAIAGGFA